The Corylus avellana chromosome ca8, CavTom2PMs-1.0 genome has a segment encoding these proteins:
- the LOC132189347 gene encoding probable xyloglucan endotransglucosylase/hydrolase protein 23 translates to MDSSSALFMYLALTLLSSFLTLTAANLYQDFDITWGDGRGKMLNNGDLLSLSLDKASGSGFQSKNEFLFGKIDMQLKLVPGNSAGTVTAYYLSSKGSAWDEIDYEFLGNLSGDPYILHTNVFSQGKGNREQQFYLWFDPTADFHTYSILWNPQRIIFSVDGTPIREFKNSESIGVAFPKNQPMRIYSSLWNADDWATRGGLVKTDWSQAPFTASYRNFKADACIWSSGASSCTSSSSTNSNSWLSQELDTANQDRLKWVQKNYMIYNYCTDAKRFPQGLPPECNTS, encoded by the exons ATGGATTCTTCAAGTGCTCTATTTATGTATCTGGCTCTTACCCTTCTTAGCTCTTTCCTGACTCTCACAGCTGCTAACTTATACCAAGATTTTGACATCACGTGGGGAGATGGCCGAGGTAAGATGCTTAACAACGGCGACCTTCTTAGTTTGTCTCTTGACAAAGCCTCTGGTTCTGGATTCCAGTCCAAGAATGAGTTTCTCTTTGGAAAGATAGATATGCAGCTCAAGCTTGTACCTGGAAACTCTGCTGGCACCGTTACTGCCTACTAT TTATCCTCAAAAGGATCAGCATGGGATGAGATAGACTACGAGTTCTTGGGGAATCTGAGTGGTGATCCTTACATTCTTCACACCAATGTCTTCAGCCAAGGCAAAGGCAACAGAGAGCAACAGTTCTATCTCTGGTTTGACCCAACTGCAGATTTTCACACCTATTCAATCCTTTGGAATCCCCAGCGCATTAT ATTCTCTGTGGATGGAACTCCCATTAGAGAGTTCAAGAACTCAGAATCAATTGGCGTTGCATTCCCAAAGAACCAACCAATGAGGATATACTCCAGTCTCTGGAATGCTGATGATTGGGCGACAAGAGGTGGGCTTGTGAAGACAGATTGGAGCCAAGCTCCCTTTACTGCTTCCTACAGAAACTTCAAAGCCGATGCTTGCATTTGGTCCTCTGGAGCATCTTCCTgcacttcatcttcttccacCAACTCTAATTCATGGCTTTCACAAGAGCTGGACACTGCAAATCAAGACAGGCTTAAATGGGTGCAGAAGAACTACATGATTTACAATTACTGCACAGACGCAAAGAGGTTTCCCCAAGGCCTCCCTCCAGAATGCAACACCTCCTAG